A region from the Thauera humireducens genome encodes:
- a CDS encoding CaiB/BaiF CoA transferase family protein — protein sequence MSAPAKPLAGLKVIELGTLIAGPFAARILAEFGAEVIKIESPDGGDPLRKWRKLYEGTSLWWYLQSRNKQSVTVNLKHPDGLEVVRRLVAEADIVVENFRPGVLEKLGLGWDALSAINPGLVMLRLSGFGQSGPMAQQPGFGAIGESMGGLRYVTGFPDRPPVKTGISIGDSIAALWGALGALMALRHKEVNGGAGQVVDVALYEAVFAMMESLVPEFDVFGFVRERTGNIMPGITPSNTHTTKDGKHVTIGANGDAIFRRLMLAMDRPDLADDPALADNAGRDARRDELYALIDAWVAAHDEAAVLAALTAAEVPASRIYSVADMFADPQFLAREMLQTVKLPNGRDCRMPGVVPKLSATPGGTEWIGPALGEHTDRVLAALGYDAGRIAALRAAGAI from the coding sequence ATGAGCGCACCCGCAAAACCCCTCGCCGGCCTCAAGGTCATCGAGCTCGGCACGCTGATCGCCGGCCCCTTCGCTGCCCGCATCCTCGCCGAGTTCGGCGCCGAAGTGATCAAGATCGAATCGCCCGACGGCGGCGACCCGCTGCGCAAGTGGCGCAAGCTCTACGAGGGCACCTCGCTGTGGTGGTACCTGCAGTCGCGCAACAAGCAGTCGGTGACGGTGAACCTCAAGCATCCGGACGGGCTCGAGGTGGTGCGCCGGCTGGTGGCCGAGGCCGACATCGTGGTCGAGAACTTCCGCCCCGGCGTGCTGGAAAAGCTCGGCCTGGGCTGGGACGCGCTGTCGGCGATCAACCCGGGGCTGGTGATGCTGCGCCTGTCGGGCTTCGGCCAGAGCGGGCCGATGGCGCAGCAGCCGGGCTTCGGTGCCATCGGCGAATCCATGGGCGGGCTGCGCTACGTCACCGGCTTCCCCGACCGGCCGCCGGTGAAGACCGGCATCTCCATCGGTGATTCGATCGCCGCGCTGTGGGGTGCGCTCGGCGCGCTGATGGCGCTGCGTCACAAGGAAGTGAATGGCGGCGCGGGCCAGGTGGTCGATGTCGCGCTGTACGAGGCGGTGTTCGCGATGATGGAGTCGCTGGTGCCGGAGTTCGACGTGTTCGGCTTCGTGCGCGAGCGCACCGGCAACATCATGCCCGGCATCACGCCGTCGAACACCCACACCACGAAGGACGGCAAGCACGTCACCATCGGCGCCAACGGCGACGCCATCTTCCGCCGCCTGATGCTGGCGATGGACCGCCCCGACCTCGCCGACGATCCGGCGCTGGCCGACAACGCCGGCCGCGACGCCCGGCGCGACGAACTCTACGCGCTGATCGACGCCTGGGTCGCCGCCCACGACGAGGCTGCGGTGCTGGCCGCACTCACCGCCGCCGAGGTTCCGGCCTCGCGCATCTACTCGGTGGCCGACATGTTCGCCGACCCGCAGTTCCTCGCACGCGAGATGCTGCAGACCGTGAAGCTGCCCAATGGCCGCGACTGCCGCATGCCGGGCGTCGTGCCCAAGCTGTCGGCGACGCCGGGCGGCACCGAGTGGATCGGCCCGGCGCTGGGCGAGCACACCGACCGCGTGCTCGCCGCGCTGGGCTACGACGCCGGGCGCATCGCCGCGCTGCGCGCCGCCGGCGCCATCTGA
- a CDS encoding DUF938 domain-containing protein, with product MSPLDRRQFSPSAARNRDPILAVLQRVLPDAGLVLELGSGTGEHAMHFARHLPALRWQPSDADPAAMGSIADWAAHSALANVLPPLCFDLAASPWPVDAADAIVAINVLHYSPWQSTPALFAGAAAVLPAGGVVVCYGPYRRGGAHTAPSNADFDDWLRSVDPRFAVRDLEAVEAEAQRCGFRLDEVIDMPANNFSLVFRR from the coding sequence ATGTCGCCCCTCGACCGCCGCCAGTTCTCGCCCTCAGCCGCGCGCAACCGTGACCCCATCCTCGCCGTGCTGCAGCGCGTGCTGCCGGACGCGGGCCTGGTGCTGGAACTCGGTAGCGGCACTGGCGAGCATGCGATGCACTTTGCCCGCCACCTGCCCGCGCTGCGCTGGCAGCCGAGCGATGCCGACCCCGCGGCGATGGGATCGATCGCGGACTGGGCGGCGCACAGCGCGTTGGCCAATGTGCTGCCGCCGCTGTGCTTCGACCTTGCCGCCAGCCCCTGGCCGGTCGACGCCGCAGACGCCATCGTGGCGATCAACGTGCTGCACTACTCGCCGTGGCAAAGCACGCCCGCGCTGTTTGCCGGCGCGGCCGCGGTCCTGCCTGCAGGCGGCGTCGTGGTGTGCTACGGCCCCTACCGTCGCGGCGGCGCCCACACCGCGCCGAGTAACGCCGACTTCGACGACTGGCTGCGCAGCGTCGATCCGCGCTTTGCCGTGCGCGACCTGGAAGCGGTTGAGGCCGAGGCGCAGCGCTGCGGCTTCCGGCTCGATGAGGTGATCGACATGCCTGCGAACAACTTCAGCCTGGTTTTTCGTCGCTGA
- a CDS encoding YbaK/EbsC family protein, giving the protein MKPARHPTALRTQQRLADAGLDSRVVEFEQPTRTSAEAAAAIGCEVAEIAKSIVFRGEDSGQAVVVVASGDNRVSEAKVAALVGEALGRADADFVRTATGYAIGGVAPIGHVQPVKLLLDTDLQRFDRLWAAAGTPFSVFPLSPAQLQALTGATWSDIRQ; this is encoded by the coding sequence ATGAAGCCCGCCCGACACCCCACCGCCCTGCGCACCCAGCAGCGCCTTGCCGACGCCGGCCTCGACAGCCGCGTGGTCGAATTTGAACAGCCCACCCGCACCAGCGCCGAGGCAGCCGCAGCCATCGGCTGCGAAGTCGCGGAGATCGCCAAGTCCATCGTGTTCCGCGGCGAGGACAGCGGACAGGCCGTCGTCGTGGTCGCCAGCGGCGACAACCGGGTCAGCGAGGCCAAGGTCGCCGCGCTGGTCGGCGAAGCACTGGGCCGCGCCGACGCGGATTTCGTCCGCACGGCCACCGGCTACGCCATCGGCGGCGTCGCCCCGATCGGCCATGTGCAGCCGGTGAAGCTGCTGCTGGACACGGACCTCCAGCGCTTCGACCGGTTGTGGGCGGCCGCCGGTACCCCGTTCTCGGTCTTCCCGCTCTCCCCCGCGCAGCTGCAGGCCTTGACCGGCGCCACGTGGAGCGACATCAGGCAATGA
- a CDS encoding cation transporter codes for MPIKPACSGGCHCSTAKTLKRHVELDQALAADVAAALGTEAAAAKGSWRRSVFRIPGMDCPSEEQMIRLRLADAPVSALRFDLPGRTLTVDHGGEAEAILSRLLPLGYGAVLAQSDALQSAEVPAAPLANDADEARVLWVLLAINAMMFVVELGAGLWARSAGLVADAMDMFADAAVYGVALYAVGCSARHKLGAARLAGVLQLLLALVALGETARRMLTGAAPEPLGMVSIAVLALAANVVCLWLISRHRDGGVHMKASYIFSANDVIANLGVIAAGVLVGWIGSPWPDWIIGVAIAAVVLAGALRILRLR; via the coding sequence ATGCCGATCAAGCCCGCCTGCTCCGGAGGCTGCCATTGCAGCACCGCCAAGACCCTGAAACGCCACGTCGAACTGGACCAAGCCTTGGCGGCCGATGTGGCCGCAGCGCTCGGAACGGAGGCCGCCGCCGCGAAGGGAAGCTGGCGCCGCAGTGTCTTTCGCATCCCCGGGATGGATTGCCCCTCCGAGGAGCAGATGATCCGTCTGCGCCTGGCAGATGCCCCGGTGAGCGCGCTGCGCTTCGACCTGCCAGGGCGGACATTGACGGTGGATCATGGCGGCGAAGCCGAGGCCATCCTCTCGCGGTTGCTGCCGCTGGGGTATGGCGCCGTGCTGGCGCAGTCCGATGCGCTGCAGTCGGCAGAGGTGCCAGCGGCGCCGCTCGCAAACGATGCCGACGAGGCGCGCGTGCTGTGGGTCCTGCTGGCGATCAACGCCATGATGTTCGTGGTGGAGCTCGGTGCCGGGTTGTGGGCGCGTTCGGCGGGGCTGGTGGCCGACGCCATGGACATGTTCGCCGATGCCGCGGTGTACGGCGTCGCGCTCTATGCGGTGGGTTGCTCGGCGCGGCACAAGCTGGGGGCGGCGCGCCTCGCGGGCGTTCTGCAACTTCTGCTGGCGCTGGTTGCACTCGGCGAGACGGCGCGTCGCATGCTCACGGGGGCCGCGCCCGAGCCGCTGGGCATGGTGAGCATCGCGGTTCTGGCGCTGGCAGCCAATGTTGTCTGCCTGTGGCTGATCTCGCGCCATCGCGACGGCGGTGTGCATATGAAGGCGAGCTACATCTTCTCGGCCAACGACGTGATCGCCAACCTGGGGGTGATCGCCGCCGGCGTACTGGTCGGCTGGATCGGCAGTCCGTGGCCGGACTGGATCATCGGTGTGGCGATTGCTGCGGTGGTGCTGGCGGGGGCGCTGCGGATCCTGCGCCTGCGTTGA
- a CDS encoding AI-2E family transporter has product MIDQVAEKIARRVILGFLLGGLLVLSYAVLQPFIVPVAWAVIIAYATWPLYRRLRQQLSRYPTLAGLLMTLLLTAAFVLPALWLATLLRSEIGVAISVVTTELRQGTLALPDFIRNLPWIGDDLQRMLDELTGDPETFRAQMNEWVRQGADLAVALIGDVGRNAAKLGFALITVFFLYRDGERVLRQVHSVLHRFLGERVDDYLAAVGSMTKAVVWGLVATALAQGFVAGLGYWWAGVTAPVLLGALTALIAMIPFGTPFAWGTIGVWLLVSGDTAEGIGLLLWGALVVSWVDNLVRPLVISNATRIPFLLVMFGVLGGLAAFGLVGLFLGPVVLAVLMAVWREWIEESDLKPPATPHVNAGAGSAAPPPAPPQQSPHR; this is encoded by the coding sequence ATGATCGACCAGGTCGCCGAAAAAATCGCCCGACGCGTCATTCTCGGTTTTCTGCTCGGCGGATTGCTGGTGCTCAGCTATGCGGTGCTGCAGCCTTTCATCGTCCCCGTCGCATGGGCGGTGATCATCGCCTACGCGACCTGGCCACTCTACCGTCGCCTTCGACAGCAGCTGTCGCGCTACCCGACGCTGGCCGGGTTGCTCATGACGCTGCTGTTGACGGCCGCCTTCGTGCTGCCTGCGCTGTGGCTGGCGACGCTGCTGCGCAGCGAGATCGGGGTGGCGATCTCGGTCGTCACCACGGAGCTGCGCCAGGGCACGCTCGCGCTGCCCGACTTCATCCGCAACCTGCCCTGGATCGGCGACGACCTGCAGCGCATGCTCGACGAACTGACCGGCGACCCCGAGACCTTCCGCGCGCAGATGAACGAGTGGGTCAGGCAAGGCGCCGACCTGGCCGTCGCGCTGATCGGCGACGTCGGCCGCAACGCCGCCAAGCTCGGCTTCGCACTGATCACCGTGTTCTTCCTCTACCGCGACGGCGAACGGGTGCTGCGGCAGGTGCATAGCGTGCTGCACCGCTTTCTCGGCGAACGGGTCGACGACTACCTCGCGGCCGTCGGCTCGATGACCAAGGCCGTGGTCTGGGGTCTGGTGGCGACGGCACTCGCGCAGGGCTTCGTCGCCGGACTGGGTTATTGGTGGGCGGGGGTGACCGCGCCGGTGCTGCTCGGCGCCCTCACCGCCCTGATCGCGATGATTCCCTTCGGCACGCCGTTCGCCTGGGGCACGATCGGCGTATGGCTGCTGGTCAGCGGCGATACGGCCGAGGGCATTGGCCTGCTGCTGTGGGGCGCGCTGGTGGTGAGCTGGGTGGACAACCTGGTGCGTCCGCTGGTGATCAGCAACGCCACCCGCATTCCCTTCCTGCTGGTAATGTTCGGCGTGCTCGGCGGCCTGGCGGCCTTCGGCCTGGTCGGCCTGTTCCTCGGACCCGTGGTGCTGGCCGTGCTGATGGCGGTGTGGCGCGAGTGGATAGAGGAGTCGGACCTGAAGCCGCCCGCCACACCCCATGTCAACGCAGGCGCAGGATCCGCAGCGCCCCCGCCAGCACCACCGCAGCAATCGCCACACCGATGA
- the miaB gene encoding tRNA (N6-isopentenyl adenosine(37)-C2)-methylthiotransferase MiaB: MKKLYIRTFGCQMNEYDSDKMADVLGAHEELVKTDNPEEADVILFNTCSVREKAQERVFHDLGRARLLKLQKPGLIIGVGGCVASQEGEAIVKRAPYVDVVFGPQTLHRLPKLIEARKQTGRSQVDISFPEIEKFDAMPPARVEGASAFVSIMEGCSKYCTFCVVPYTRGEEVSRPLEDVLAEVAGLAAQGVKEVTLLGQNVNAWRGELTREDGEQGDFAFLLECVAEIPGIERIRYTTSHPREMTQRLIDCYAKIPKLVSQLHLPVQSGSDRVLAAMKRGYSVLEFKSVVRKLRAARPDLSLTSDFIVGFPGETADDFEKTMKLIDEIGFDGSFSFVYSARPGTPASDLEDPVPQETKLAWLARLQKRIDEQYQANSEAMVGSVQRILVEGAAKKNAEAEMMGRTDNNRVVNFPSDSPNRDRLIGQFVDVRITAALPHSLRGEILVRES; encoded by the coding sequence ATGAAGAAACTCTACATCCGCACTTTCGGGTGCCAGATGAACGAGTACGACTCCGACAAGATGGCGGACGTGCTCGGTGCTCACGAAGAGCTGGTCAAGACCGACAACCCCGAAGAGGCGGACGTGATCCTTTTCAACACCTGTTCTGTGCGCGAGAAGGCGCAGGAGCGGGTGTTCCACGATCTCGGCCGTGCGCGTCTGCTGAAGCTGCAGAAGCCCGGGCTGATCATCGGCGTCGGCGGCTGCGTGGCGAGCCAGGAAGGCGAGGCCATCGTCAAGCGCGCGCCCTATGTGGACGTGGTCTTCGGTCCGCAGACCCTGCATCGCCTGCCGAAGCTGATCGAGGCGCGCAAGCAGACCGGGCGCTCGCAGGTTGACATCTCCTTCCCCGAGATCGAGAAGTTCGACGCCATGCCGCCCGCGCGCGTCGAAGGCGCGAGCGCCTTCGTATCCATCATGGAAGGCTGCTCGAAGTACTGCACGTTCTGCGTCGTGCCCTACACCCGCGGCGAGGAAGTGTCGCGTCCGCTGGAGGACGTGCTGGCCGAAGTGGCCGGGCTGGCGGCGCAGGGCGTGAAGGAAGTGACGCTGCTCGGCCAGAACGTGAATGCCTGGCGCGGCGAACTGACGCGCGAAGACGGCGAGCAGGGTGATTTCGCCTTCCTGCTCGAATGCGTGGCCGAGATCCCCGGAATCGAGCGCATCCGCTACACCACCTCGCATCCGCGCGAGATGACGCAGCGCCTGATCGACTGCTACGCGAAGATCCCCAAGCTGGTGTCGCAGTTGCACCTGCCGGTGCAGTCGGGCTCGGACCGCGTGCTGGCGGCGATGAAGCGCGGCTACTCGGTGCTGGAGTTCAAGTCCGTCGTGCGCAAGCTGCGTGCTGCGCGACCGGACCTGTCTCTGACCTCCGACTTCATCGTCGGCTTCCCCGGCGAGACGGCGGACGATTTCGAGAAGACCATGAAGCTGATCGACGAGATCGGCTTCGACGGCTCCTTCAGCTTTGTTTACAGCGCGCGCCCCGGCACGCCGGCCAGCGATCTTGAAGATCCGGTGCCGCAGGAGACCAAGCTCGCCTGGCTTGCCCGACTGCAGAAGCGCATCGACGAGCAGTACCAGGCCAACAGCGAGGCGATGGTCGGCAGCGTGCAGCGCATCCTGGTCGAGGGAGCAGCGAAGAAGAATGCCGAGGCCGAGATGATGGGCCGCACCGACAACAACCGCGTGGTCAACTTTCCCTCCGATTCGCCCAATCGCGACCGCCTCATCGGCCAGTTCGTCGATGTGCGCATCACCGCCGCGCTGCCGCACAGCCTGCGCGGCGAAATCCTCGTCCGGGAATCCTGA
- a CDS encoding PhoH family protein: MAKTLEVFFEPVDNARLARLCGVLDENLRQIENAFDITVTRRGEQFTLHGHPAQVLRGEMALKHFYARAENDLSLDDVQLGLIEIANKGEAVAPAPVLMTRRTELHGRTPRQVEYLKNIQDHDITFGIGPAGTGKTYLAVASAVDAFERDLVERIILTRPAVEAGERLGFLPGDLAQKVDPYLRPLYDALYDLMGFDRVGKLFERSLIEIAPLAFMRGRTLNNAFIILDEAQNTTPEQMKMFLTRIGFGAKAVVTGDLTQVDLARGQRSGLKEAREVLGEVRGIAFTEFRKEDVVRHPLVARIVEAYDNEAARVERAKAAARAQQQKNEGDPNAESGE; the protein is encoded by the coding sequence ATGGCGAAAACCCTGGAAGTCTTCTTCGAGCCGGTCGACAACGCCCGGCTAGCCCGCCTGTGTGGCGTCCTGGACGAGAATCTGCGCCAGATCGAGAACGCCTTCGACATCACGGTCACCCGCCGCGGCGAGCAGTTCACGCTGCATGGTCATCCGGCCCAGGTGCTGCGTGGCGAGATGGCGCTGAAGCACTTCTACGCGCGCGCGGAGAACGATCTGTCGCTCGACGACGTGCAGCTCGGCCTGATCGAGATCGCGAACAAGGGCGAGGCCGTGGCACCCGCACCGGTGCTGATGACACGCCGCACCGAACTTCACGGGCGCACGCCGCGCCAGGTGGAGTACCTGAAGAACATCCAGGATCACGACATCACCTTCGGCATCGGCCCGGCCGGCACCGGCAAGACCTATCTGGCGGTGGCGAGCGCGGTCGATGCCTTCGAGCGCGACCTGGTCGAGCGCATCATCCTGACCCGGCCCGCGGTCGAGGCCGGCGAGCGCCTGGGCTTCCTGCCCGGCGATCTGGCGCAGAAGGTCGACCCCTATCTGCGGCCGCTGTATGACGCGCTCTACGACCTGATGGGCTTCGACCGCGTGGGCAAGCTGTTCGAGCGCAGCCTGATCGAGATTGCGCCGCTCGCCTTCATGCGCGGACGCACGCTCAACAACGCCTTCATCATCCTCGACGAGGCGCAGAACACCACGCCCGAGCAGATGAAGATGTTCCTCACCCGCATCGGCTTCGGTGCCAAGGCCGTGGTCACCGGCGACCTGACCCAGGTCGACCTGGCGCGCGGCCAGCGCAGCGGCCTGAAGGAAGCGCGCGAGGTGCTGGGCGAGGTGCGCGGGATCGCGTTCACCGAGTTCCGCAAGGAAGACGTGGTTCGTCATCCGCTTGTCGCACGCATCGTGGAAGCTTATGACAACGAGGCTGCGCGCGTGGAGCGTGCCAAGGCCGCAGCGCGCGCCCAGCAACAGAAGAATGAGGGAGACCCGAATGCCGAAAGCGGCGAGTAA
- the ybeY gene encoding rRNA maturation RNase YbeY has translation MPKAASNPAASSPKIVAIDADGKATRIKAERLEIDLGDGRKLLLAFPERAWGDLEIEAETDSEAAVPMLSLQPGACNLMTLRVDVHHDLLPVEPIDLPQGENPPLLTLAVQKALEGVDKVSAPKKHQIRRWAQAALQRDAEVAVRLVGEAEGRKLNHEFRGKDYATNVLTFAYGEGEELPGTADLPLAGDLVLCVPVVVREAAEQGKTLDAHFAHLVVHGMLHLQGYDHENEVDAQVMEKLETEILRGLGYADPYA, from the coding sequence ATGCCGAAAGCGGCGAGTAATCCCGCGGCAAGCAGCCCGAAGATCGTCGCCATCGATGCCGATGGCAAGGCGACCCGCATCAAGGCCGAACGCCTTGAGATCGACCTGGGCGACGGCCGCAAGCTGCTGCTTGCCTTTCCCGAACGCGCCTGGGGCGACCTCGAGATCGAGGCCGAGACCGACAGCGAGGCGGCCGTGCCGATGCTGTCGCTGCAGCCCGGCGCCTGCAACCTGATGACGCTGCGTGTCGACGTGCATCACGACCTGCTGCCGGTCGAGCCGATTGACCTGCCGCAAGGCGAGAATCCGCCGCTGCTGACACTGGCGGTGCAGAAGGCGCTCGAGGGCGTAGACAAGGTCAGTGCGCCCAAGAAGCACCAGATCCGCCGCTGGGCGCAGGCTGCGCTGCAGCGTGATGCCGAGGTGGCGGTGCGACTGGTGGGCGAGGCGGAGGGGCGCAAGCTCAATCACGAGTTTCGCGGCAAGGACTACGCCACCAACGTCCTCACCTTCGCCTACGGCGAAGGGGAAGAACTGCCCGGTACCGCAGACCTGCCGTTGGCGGGCGACCTCGTGCTGTGCGTGCCGGTCGTCGTGCGCGAAGCGGCCGAGCAGGGCAAGACGCTGGACGCACACTTCGCCCACCTCGTGGTGCATGGTATGTTGCACCTTCAGGGCTATGACCACGAGAACGAGGTCGATGCCCAGGTAATGGAAAAACTCGAAACGGAAATCCTCCGCGGTCTGGGCTACGCCGACCCGTACGCCTGA
- a CDS encoding HlyC/CorC family transporter gives MDSPAKPSLIDRISALLSREPEDREDLLALLHAAFERDLIDADALSIIEGALQVSDMQVHDVMVPRAQMDCVSLDTPVEEIAGFVVDKGHSRFPAIGEGKDDVVGILLAKDLLRYFAGREFDLRGMLRPAVFIPESKRLNVLLREFRVSHNHMAIVVDEYGGVAGLVTIEDVLEQIVGDIEDEYDLDELGDNIRLAYNGRYRVKATTEIEAFNKAFATQFGDDEYDTVGGLLIRQFGRLPHRGETIELDGVKFQILRADSRRLHSLLVERLPQPEAAAE, from the coding sequence ATGGACAGTCCTGCAAAACCGTCGCTGATCGACCGTATCTCGGCCCTGCTTTCACGCGAGCCGGAAGACCGTGAAGACCTGCTCGCGCTGCTGCATGCGGCCTTCGAGCGCGACCTGATCGATGCCGACGCGTTGTCGATCATCGAAGGCGCGCTGCAGGTGTCCGACATGCAGGTGCACGATGTCATGGTGCCGCGCGCGCAGATGGACTGCGTGAGTCTCGACACCCCGGTCGAGGAGATCGCCGGTTTCGTCGTCGACAAGGGGCATTCGCGTTTCCCCGCGATCGGCGAGGGCAAGGACGACGTGGTCGGCATCCTGTTGGCCAAGGACCTGCTGCGCTATTTCGCCGGACGGGAGTTCGACCTGCGCGGCATGCTCCGTCCCGCCGTCTTCATCCCCGAGTCCAAGCGCCTCAACGTGCTTTTGCGCGAGTTCCGCGTCAGCCACAACCACATGGCGATCGTTGTTGATGAGTACGGCGGCGTCGCCGGCCTGGTGACGATCGAGGACGTGCTGGAGCAGATCGTCGGCGACATCGAGGATGAATACGACCTTGACGAGCTCGGCGACAACATTCGTCTGGCCTACAACGGCCGCTATCGCGTGAAGGCGACGACCGAGATCGAGGCCTTCAACAAGGCCTTCGCCACGCAGTTCGGCGACGATGAGTACGACACCGTCGGCGGCCTGCTGATCCGGCAGTTCGGCCGCCTGCCACATCGCGGCGAGACGATCGAGCTCGATGGCGTGAAGTTCCAGATCCTGCGCGCCGACAGCCGGCGCCTGCACTCGCTGCTGGTCGAGCGGCTGCCCCAACCCGAAGCGGCCGCCGAGTGA
- the lnt gene encoding apolipoprotein N-acyltransferase, whose product MRWRVGLALLAGSAGVMAFEPIAWFPLMFLCLAVLARLLRDVERTREGFWLGFAWGWGAFIAGVSWLYVALNRYGGMPAPLAGLAIALFCAYLALYPALVGALFVRLRSLGLGRAPLAGSALFGASWLLGEWLRGVAFTGFPWLAVGYSQTVPSPLAGYLPVIGVYGVGGLLAFVAAWLGLADWRRVRGLWRPALICVAVLGGGALLSMRAWTTPVGEPVRIALAQTNFEQGLKWDPERFADVLQVNLDLVRDAFLRPDPPAILVLPETTLPTLLDRLPEGYLEALARLAQEAGGDVVLGAFRRDDGGHIYNAAVSLGTAPVQHYAKQHLVPFGEYSPPLFGWFYQLASIPMSDQTRGAPDQAPMVLDGQQVALNICYEDLFGAEIIRALPQATLLLNISNLAWYGDSFAQPQHLQIARVRALETGRPMLRSTNTGMTALVMPDGSVTAVLPEFERGVLHASVQGYAGLTPYARWGDRLALAAAVFVLVLIGLRRARRAGYR is encoded by the coding sequence ATGCGCTGGCGCGTTGGGCTGGCGCTGCTCGCGGGGAGCGCGGGCGTCATGGCGTTCGAGCCCATTGCGTGGTTCCCGCTCATGTTCCTGTGCCTGGCCGTGCTGGCCCGCTTGCTGCGCGACGTGGAGCGCACGCGCGAGGGTTTCTGGCTCGGGTTCGCGTGGGGCTGGGGCGCCTTCATCGCCGGCGTGTCCTGGCTCTATGTCGCGCTCAACCGTTACGGCGGCATGCCCGCCCCCCTGGCCGGACTGGCGATCGCGCTGTTCTGCGCTTACCTTGCGCTCTATCCGGCGCTGGTCGGAGCGCTCTTCGTACGCCTGCGCAGCCTCGGCCTTGGCCGTGCGCCACTCGCCGGGAGCGCGCTGTTCGGCGCGTCGTGGCTGCTCGGCGAATGGCTGCGCGGCGTCGCATTCACCGGTTTTCCGTGGCTTGCGGTGGGCTATTCGCAGACCGTGCCCAGCCCGCTCGCGGGCTACCTGCCGGTGATCGGTGTGTATGGCGTGGGTGGCCTGCTGGCTTTCGTCGCCGCCTGGCTGGGGCTGGCCGACTGGCGGCGCGTTCGTGGTCTGTGGCGGCCGGCGCTGATCTGCGTCGCCGTGCTGGGCGGCGGAGCCCTGCTGTCGATGCGCGCCTGGACCACGCCGGTCGGCGAGCCCGTGCGCATCGCGCTGGCGCAGACGAATTTCGAACAGGGCCTGAAGTGGGATCCCGAACGCTTTGCCGATGTGCTCCAGGTCAACCTGGACCTCGTCCGCGACGCTTTCCTGCGTCCTGATCCGCCGGCCATCCTGGTGCTGCCGGAGACGACGCTGCCGACGCTGCTCGATCGCCTGCCCGAAGGCTATCTGGAGGCGCTCGCGCGCCTGGCGCAGGAGGCGGGCGGCGACGTGGTGCTGGGTGCGTTCCGGCGCGACGATGGCGGTCACATCTACAACGCGGCGGTCAGCCTTGGTACGGCACCGGTCCAGCACTACGCGAAGCAGCACCTCGTGCCCTTCGGCGAGTATTCGCCGCCGCTGTTCGGCTGGTTCTACCAGCTCGCCAGTATTCCGATGTCCGACCAGACGCGGGGTGCTCCCGACCAGGCGCCAATGGTGCTCGACGGCCAGCAGGTCGCGCTCAACATCTGCTACGAGGATCTGTTCGGCGCCGAGATCATCCGCGCGCTGCCGCAGGCCACCCTGTTGCTGAACATCTCCAATCTCGCCTGGTACGGCGACTCCTTCGCCCAGCCCCAGCACCTGCAGATCGCGCGGGTGCGTGCGCTCGAGACCGGCAGGCCGATGCTGCGCTCGACCAATACCGGCATGACCGCGCTCGTGATGCCCGACGGCAGCGTGACCGCGGTGCTGCCCGAGTTCGAGCGCGGCGTGTTGCATGCGAGCGTGCAGGGCTACGCCGGCCTCACGCCCTATGCGCGTTGGGGAGACCGACTTGCGCTGGCCGCGGCCGTGTTCGTGCTGGTGCTGATCGGTCTGCGGCGCGCGCGTCGTGCCGGATACCGGTAA